Proteins from a single region of Bombus huntii isolate Logan2020A chromosome 2, iyBomHunt1.1, whole genome shotgun sequence:
- the LOC126874840 gene encoding lysosomal acid glucosylceramidase-like isoform X3 → MTYVTPVKSSSIIMWDKCKAPLLLVILVIVASDANDCVPRNFGQGSVVCVCNATYCDELPDSNPKVPESGTFYWYVSSKEGLRLSMLQARMGSCQNSSADTVLDIDTSRKYQTVLGFGGAFTDSAGINIRNLSEATQDQLMRAYYGSNGSRYSLGRIPIAGTDFSTRPYTYDDVAGDVSLQNFSLTEEDYDYKIPYLRKAIELNPDVKFFSAAWSAPPWMKTNDRINGFGFLRKDYYQAYANYIVKFLDAYKSNGIDVWAVSTGNEPLNAYVPFDRLNTMGWTPDTLANWVANYAGPTLAASAHNGTQILVLDDQRIELPWFVNKVFEDKTAKKYIVGTAVHWYTDSFAPPILLDLTHNGSPDKFILMTEACTGAGALDYPKVSLGSWSRGQEYILSIIQYMNHWSVGWVDWNIALDTTGGPNWIQNYVDSPIIVNADADEFYKQPMYYALKHFSRFVDRGSVRIAITETHNVKATAFVTPSDQVVVVLYNNNTRKKNIVINDPKKDPICLELPAYSMNTVIYAQ, encoded by the exons TCATCGATAATTATGTGGGACAAATGCAAAGCGCCGCTTCTGCTTGTAATATTGGTCATCGTTGCAA GCGATGCAAATGACTGCGTGCCTCGAAATTTTGGCCAGGGCAGTGTCGTTTGCGTTTGTAATGCAACCTACTGTGACGAGCTACCGGACAGCAACCCCAAAGTCCCAGAGAGCGGAACGTTCTACTGGTACGTTTCGAGCAAAGAGGGTCTCAGGCTGAGCATGCTACAGGCGCGGATGGGTTCTTGTCAAAATTCCAGCGCCGATACAGTTCTAGATATAGATACATCGAGAAAATATCAAACCGTCTTAGGCTTTGGCGGTGCTTTTACGGACTCGGCGGGAATAAATATCAGAAATCTCAGCGAGGCTACTCAGGACCAATTGATGCG GGCGTACTACGGTTCAAACGGGAGCAGGTATTCGTTAGGTCGAATACCAATCGCTGGAACTGACTTCTCTACGAGACCTTACACGTACGATGACGTCGCTGGTGATGTGTCACTGCAAAACTTTAGCCTCACTGAGGAAGATTACGATTATAAGATACCATATCTAAGAAAAGCCATTGAATTAAACCCGGATGTGAAATTCTTCAGTGCTGCATGGTCAGCTCCGCCATGGATGAAAACTAATGATCGAATCAATGGATTTG GGTTTTTAAGGAAGGATTATTATCAGGCATATGCCAATTACATAGTAAAATTTTTGGACGCGTATAAAAGCAATGGCATCGATGTATGGGCCGTTTCGACAGGAAACGAGCCATTAAACGCTTATGTACCTTTTGATCGCCTCAACACTATGGGCTGGACACCAGACACTCTCGCTAATTGGGTCGCTAACTATGCGGGTCCAACTTTGGCAGCGTCCGCCCACAATGGCACGCAAATTCTTGTTCTAGATGATCAGAGAATCGAATTACCTTGGTTCGTAAATAAAGTCTTCGAAGATAAAACCGCGAAAAAATACATCGTTGGTACAGCCGTACATTGGTATACGGATAGTTTCGCTCCGCCAATATTATTGGATTTAACACACAATGGTTCTCCGGATAAATTTATTCTCATGACTGAAGCATGTACAG GTGCCGGAGCTTTGGATTATCCAAAAGTTTCCTTAGGTTCGTGGAGCAGAGGGCAGGAATATATCTTAAGCATAATACAG TACATGAATCATTGGTCGGTTGGATGGGTAGACTGGAATATAGCTTTAGACACAACCGGTGGGCCAAACTGGATTCAAAATTACGTCGACTCGCCCATTATTGTAAATGCAGACGCCgatgaattttataaacagCCAATGTACTATGCTCTTAAGCACTTTAGCAGATTCGTCGATAGAGGCTCCGTTAGGATTGCTATCACCGAAACGCACAATGTTAAAGCTACAGCCTTCGTAACACCTTCGGATCAAGTCGTAGTTGTTCTATATAACAA CAATACCCGGAAAAAGAACATCGTTATCAATGATCCGAAAAAGGATCCTATTTGCTTGGAATTACCTGCATACTCCATGAATACCGTAATTTATGCACAATAA
- the LOC126874840 gene encoding lysosomal acid glucosylceramidase-like isoform X2, whose protein sequence is MCIKCGDSLHDTVDDIHDSNYTESLRRTSSIIMWDKCKAPLLLVILVIVASDANDCVPRNFGQGSVVCVCNATYCDELPDSNPKVPESGTFYWYVSSKEGLRLSMLQARMGSCQNSSADTVLDIDTSRKYQTVLGFGGAFTDSAGINIRNLSEATQDQLMRAYYGSNGSRYSLGRIPIAGTDFSTRPYTYDDVAGDVSLQNFSLTEEDYDYKIPYLRKAIELNPDVKFFSAAWSAPPWMKTNDRINGFGFLRKDYYQAYANYIVKFLDAYKSNGIDVWAVSTGNEPLNAYVPFDRLNTMGWTPDTLANWVANYAGPTLAASAHNGTQILVLDDQRIELPWFVNKVFEDKTAKKYIVGTAVHWYTDSFAPPILLDLTHNGSPDKFILMTEACTGAGALDYPKVSLGSWSRGQEYILSIIQYMNHWSVGWVDWNIALDTTGGPNWIQNYVDSPIIVNADADEFYKQPMYYALKHFSRFVDRGSVRIAITETHNVKATAFVTPSDQVVVVLYNNNTRKKNIVINDPKKDPICLELPAYSMNTVIYAQ, encoded by the exons ATGTGCATAAAATGTGGCGATTCGTTGCACGATACAGTAGATGACATCCACGATTCGAACTATACGGAGAGCCTTAGACGAACG TCATCGATAATTATGTGGGACAAATGCAAAGCGCCGCTTCTGCTTGTAATATTGGTCATCGTTGCAA GCGATGCAAATGACTGCGTGCCTCGAAATTTTGGCCAGGGCAGTGTCGTTTGCGTTTGTAATGCAACCTACTGTGACGAGCTACCGGACAGCAACCCCAAAGTCCCAGAGAGCGGAACGTTCTACTGGTACGTTTCGAGCAAAGAGGGTCTCAGGCTGAGCATGCTACAGGCGCGGATGGGTTCTTGTCAAAATTCCAGCGCCGATACAGTTCTAGATATAGATACATCGAGAAAATATCAAACCGTCTTAGGCTTTGGCGGTGCTTTTACGGACTCGGCGGGAATAAATATCAGAAATCTCAGCGAGGCTACTCAGGACCAATTGATGCG GGCGTACTACGGTTCAAACGGGAGCAGGTATTCGTTAGGTCGAATACCAATCGCTGGAACTGACTTCTCTACGAGACCTTACACGTACGATGACGTCGCTGGTGATGTGTCACTGCAAAACTTTAGCCTCACTGAGGAAGATTACGATTATAAGATACCATATCTAAGAAAAGCCATTGAATTAAACCCGGATGTGAAATTCTTCAGTGCTGCATGGTCAGCTCCGCCATGGATGAAAACTAATGATCGAATCAATGGATTTG GGTTTTTAAGGAAGGATTATTATCAGGCATATGCCAATTACATAGTAAAATTTTTGGACGCGTATAAAAGCAATGGCATCGATGTATGGGCCGTTTCGACAGGAAACGAGCCATTAAACGCTTATGTACCTTTTGATCGCCTCAACACTATGGGCTGGACACCAGACACTCTCGCTAATTGGGTCGCTAACTATGCGGGTCCAACTTTGGCAGCGTCCGCCCACAATGGCACGCAAATTCTTGTTCTAGATGATCAGAGAATCGAATTACCTTGGTTCGTAAATAAAGTCTTCGAAGATAAAACCGCGAAAAAATACATCGTTGGTACAGCCGTACATTGGTATACGGATAGTTTCGCTCCGCCAATATTATTGGATTTAACACACAATGGTTCTCCGGATAAATTTATTCTCATGACTGAAGCATGTACAG GTGCCGGAGCTTTGGATTATCCAAAAGTTTCCTTAGGTTCGTGGAGCAGAGGGCAGGAATATATCTTAAGCATAATACAG TACATGAATCATTGGTCGGTTGGATGGGTAGACTGGAATATAGCTTTAGACACAACCGGTGGGCCAAACTGGATTCAAAATTACGTCGACTCGCCCATTATTGTAAATGCAGACGCCgatgaattttataaacagCCAATGTACTATGCTCTTAAGCACTTTAGCAGATTCGTCGATAGAGGCTCCGTTAGGATTGCTATCACCGAAACGCACAATGTTAAAGCTACAGCCTTCGTAACACCTTCGGATCAAGTCGTAGTTGTTCTATATAACAA CAATACCCGGAAAAAGAACATCGTTATCAATGATCCGAAAAAGGATCCTATTTGCTTGGAATTACCTGCATACTCCATGAATACCGTAATTTATGCACAATAA
- the LOC126874840 gene encoding lysosomal acid glucosylceramidase-like isoform X1: MIDNYIVRRPKVRWNVCFNPKATVYRSLLQLTCISQKEGKIAKKKRERYESSIIMWDKCKAPLLLVILVIVASDANDCVPRNFGQGSVVCVCNATYCDELPDSNPKVPESGTFYWYVSSKEGLRLSMLQARMGSCQNSSADTVLDIDTSRKYQTVLGFGGAFTDSAGINIRNLSEATQDQLMRAYYGSNGSRYSLGRIPIAGTDFSTRPYTYDDVAGDVSLQNFSLTEEDYDYKIPYLRKAIELNPDVKFFSAAWSAPPWMKTNDRINGFGFLRKDYYQAYANYIVKFLDAYKSNGIDVWAVSTGNEPLNAYVPFDRLNTMGWTPDTLANWVANYAGPTLAASAHNGTQILVLDDQRIELPWFVNKVFEDKTAKKYIVGTAVHWYTDSFAPPILLDLTHNGSPDKFILMTEACTGAGALDYPKVSLGSWSRGQEYILSIIQYMNHWSVGWVDWNIALDTTGGPNWIQNYVDSPIIVNADADEFYKQPMYYALKHFSRFVDRGSVRIAITETHNVKATAFVTPSDQVVVVLYNNNTRKKNIVINDPKKDPICLELPAYSMNTVIYAQ, encoded by the exons ATGATCGATAACTATATTGTTCGACGTCCGAAAGTTCGTTGGAATGTGTGTTTCAATCCGAAAGCAACCGTCTACAGATCATTGTTGCAACTAACCTGTATTTCtcagaaagaaggaaaaatagcgaaaaagaagagagaaagatacGAG TCATCGATAATTATGTGGGACAAATGCAAAGCGCCGCTTCTGCTTGTAATATTGGTCATCGTTGCAA GCGATGCAAATGACTGCGTGCCTCGAAATTTTGGCCAGGGCAGTGTCGTTTGCGTTTGTAATGCAACCTACTGTGACGAGCTACCGGACAGCAACCCCAAAGTCCCAGAGAGCGGAACGTTCTACTGGTACGTTTCGAGCAAAGAGGGTCTCAGGCTGAGCATGCTACAGGCGCGGATGGGTTCTTGTCAAAATTCCAGCGCCGATACAGTTCTAGATATAGATACATCGAGAAAATATCAAACCGTCTTAGGCTTTGGCGGTGCTTTTACGGACTCGGCGGGAATAAATATCAGAAATCTCAGCGAGGCTACTCAGGACCAATTGATGCG GGCGTACTACGGTTCAAACGGGAGCAGGTATTCGTTAGGTCGAATACCAATCGCTGGAACTGACTTCTCTACGAGACCTTACACGTACGATGACGTCGCTGGTGATGTGTCACTGCAAAACTTTAGCCTCACTGAGGAAGATTACGATTATAAGATACCATATCTAAGAAAAGCCATTGAATTAAACCCGGATGTGAAATTCTTCAGTGCTGCATGGTCAGCTCCGCCATGGATGAAAACTAATGATCGAATCAATGGATTTG GGTTTTTAAGGAAGGATTATTATCAGGCATATGCCAATTACATAGTAAAATTTTTGGACGCGTATAAAAGCAATGGCATCGATGTATGGGCCGTTTCGACAGGAAACGAGCCATTAAACGCTTATGTACCTTTTGATCGCCTCAACACTATGGGCTGGACACCAGACACTCTCGCTAATTGGGTCGCTAACTATGCGGGTCCAACTTTGGCAGCGTCCGCCCACAATGGCACGCAAATTCTTGTTCTAGATGATCAGAGAATCGAATTACCTTGGTTCGTAAATAAAGTCTTCGAAGATAAAACCGCGAAAAAATACATCGTTGGTACAGCCGTACATTGGTATACGGATAGTTTCGCTCCGCCAATATTATTGGATTTAACACACAATGGTTCTCCGGATAAATTTATTCTCATGACTGAAGCATGTACAG GTGCCGGAGCTTTGGATTATCCAAAAGTTTCCTTAGGTTCGTGGAGCAGAGGGCAGGAATATATCTTAAGCATAATACAG TACATGAATCATTGGTCGGTTGGATGGGTAGACTGGAATATAGCTTTAGACACAACCGGTGGGCCAAACTGGATTCAAAATTACGTCGACTCGCCCATTATTGTAAATGCAGACGCCgatgaattttataaacagCCAATGTACTATGCTCTTAAGCACTTTAGCAGATTCGTCGATAGAGGCTCCGTTAGGATTGCTATCACCGAAACGCACAATGTTAAAGCTACAGCCTTCGTAACACCTTCGGATCAAGTCGTAGTTGTTCTATATAACAA CAATACCCGGAAAAAGAACATCGTTATCAATGATCCGAAAAAGGATCCTATTTGCTTGGAATTACCTGCATACTCCATGAATACCGTAATTTATGCACAATAA
- the LOC126874840 gene encoding lysosomal acid glucosylceramidase-like isoform X4 — translation MWDKCKAPLLLVILVIVASDANDCVPRNFGQGSVVCVCNATYCDELPDSNPKVPESGTFYWYVSSKEGLRLSMLQARMGSCQNSSADTVLDIDTSRKYQTVLGFGGAFTDSAGINIRNLSEATQDQLMRAYYGSNGSRYSLGRIPIAGTDFSTRPYTYDDVAGDVSLQNFSLTEEDYDYKIPYLRKAIELNPDVKFFSAAWSAPPWMKTNDRINGFGFLRKDYYQAYANYIVKFLDAYKSNGIDVWAVSTGNEPLNAYVPFDRLNTMGWTPDTLANWVANYAGPTLAASAHNGTQILVLDDQRIELPWFVNKVFEDKTAKKYIVGTAVHWYTDSFAPPILLDLTHNGSPDKFILMTEACTGAGALDYPKVSLGSWSRGQEYILSIIQYMNHWSVGWVDWNIALDTTGGPNWIQNYVDSPIIVNADADEFYKQPMYYALKHFSRFVDRGSVRIAITETHNVKATAFVTPSDQVVVVLYNNNTRKKNIVINDPKKDPICLELPAYSMNTVIYAQ, via the exons ATGTGGGACAAATGCAAAGCGCCGCTTCTGCTTGTAATATTGGTCATCGTTGCAA GCGATGCAAATGACTGCGTGCCTCGAAATTTTGGCCAGGGCAGTGTCGTTTGCGTTTGTAATGCAACCTACTGTGACGAGCTACCGGACAGCAACCCCAAAGTCCCAGAGAGCGGAACGTTCTACTGGTACGTTTCGAGCAAAGAGGGTCTCAGGCTGAGCATGCTACAGGCGCGGATGGGTTCTTGTCAAAATTCCAGCGCCGATACAGTTCTAGATATAGATACATCGAGAAAATATCAAACCGTCTTAGGCTTTGGCGGTGCTTTTACGGACTCGGCGGGAATAAATATCAGAAATCTCAGCGAGGCTACTCAGGACCAATTGATGCG GGCGTACTACGGTTCAAACGGGAGCAGGTATTCGTTAGGTCGAATACCAATCGCTGGAACTGACTTCTCTACGAGACCTTACACGTACGATGACGTCGCTGGTGATGTGTCACTGCAAAACTTTAGCCTCACTGAGGAAGATTACGATTATAAGATACCATATCTAAGAAAAGCCATTGAATTAAACCCGGATGTGAAATTCTTCAGTGCTGCATGGTCAGCTCCGCCATGGATGAAAACTAATGATCGAATCAATGGATTTG GGTTTTTAAGGAAGGATTATTATCAGGCATATGCCAATTACATAGTAAAATTTTTGGACGCGTATAAAAGCAATGGCATCGATGTATGGGCCGTTTCGACAGGAAACGAGCCATTAAACGCTTATGTACCTTTTGATCGCCTCAACACTATGGGCTGGACACCAGACACTCTCGCTAATTGGGTCGCTAACTATGCGGGTCCAACTTTGGCAGCGTCCGCCCACAATGGCACGCAAATTCTTGTTCTAGATGATCAGAGAATCGAATTACCTTGGTTCGTAAATAAAGTCTTCGAAGATAAAACCGCGAAAAAATACATCGTTGGTACAGCCGTACATTGGTATACGGATAGTTTCGCTCCGCCAATATTATTGGATTTAACACACAATGGTTCTCCGGATAAATTTATTCTCATGACTGAAGCATGTACAG GTGCCGGAGCTTTGGATTATCCAAAAGTTTCCTTAGGTTCGTGGAGCAGAGGGCAGGAATATATCTTAAGCATAATACAG TACATGAATCATTGGTCGGTTGGATGGGTAGACTGGAATATAGCTTTAGACACAACCGGTGGGCCAAACTGGATTCAAAATTACGTCGACTCGCCCATTATTGTAAATGCAGACGCCgatgaattttataaacagCCAATGTACTATGCTCTTAAGCACTTTAGCAGATTCGTCGATAGAGGCTCCGTTAGGATTGCTATCACCGAAACGCACAATGTTAAAGCTACAGCCTTCGTAACACCTTCGGATCAAGTCGTAGTTGTTCTATATAACAA CAATACCCGGAAAAAGAACATCGTTATCAATGATCCGAAAAAGGATCCTATTTGCTTGGAATTACCTGCATACTCCATGAATACCGTAATTTATGCACAATAA